The Malus sylvestris chromosome 3, drMalSylv7.2, whole genome shotgun sequence genomic sequence TCTGTTTCGAGACAAGGGGACTTACTGGAATGCCTATGCCAATGAGATGTAGCACATTGGCATCTTTTGTGAATAATCTTGCTCCATACTGCAACCCCACTCCGAGTATGGCAGCGAGcatcaaacccaaaaccaatcccAGCTGGAGTTTAAACGCAGTTACGAATATTTGGAGAAACTGACATCATATGAAATCTGTACTTgattctttgaaattttttacaCACCTGTAGCACTCGGGATGCAGTGGCTGCAGCCTTATCGTAGTCTTTTTTGGCAAATGCACTTGCAAGTATGGCCTGAAAGCGGAGCAGGAAATTTCAGCACGAAGGCAGTTGATCATCATCAGTTCTAACCAAACTTAACAGCCTAGAAGTTGATCTTTCTATCTATTTACTATAGAACTCTACTGGTTATCTGCCTAATTTAGTAAATATCAGTATTGAGTAGTTTCAAGCATTAACGAAATGATCTCCGACCTGTCCAGCAACAGCCAGCCCATCAGCAAGAAGGGAAGTTGCCAACCAGACCTGCAAGCAGACTTGAAATGCAGCCATGGGTGTCGATCCCTGACGTGCAGCCAACGATGCAGCCAGAGTCACACAGAATGTAACAGCAATGACCCTCATTAATAACAGAAAACCTGGAGTAAAGAAAGACTAATGGggataaacttcataattaacGCTACGCTAACTATCTTTTAACAAACGCTTCCAATGTTTTTGGGTCACTAAAAGCAAGGCCCAAGGATTACAGAATAAAATCTCACCATTTTTAAGAAATCGACTGAATTGGAGATGTTTGATACTTGGGGGTAATAGATTGACTTGAGCCATTAATCTCCACAGGAGTATGAAACATATCAAGTACCTGCGTAGGATGACCATTTTATTGATAACAGGCAAAGCTGGCATACAATGTAGAATTCCAGAGAAAGCACACCAAGACAACAGGACTGAACACAAACATGAAACTTGGGAAAGGAGTTAGATAACACTTACTGAGATATAACATGAGCAATAGCTGCACCGGTGACACccagatggaaaacaaaaataaatattggATCCAATATTATATTTGTTGCATCTCCTGCCACTAAATTCAAACAGATAATTTATGGATTAGAACAAGCTGAAGACTGTTTAATTCTGGTGAAATAGATGCAGTCAGAAGCTAAAGTTTAACAGCGTTAAGGTATACCAGTGGCGTATAAAGGAGTTTTTGTATCCTTCAACCCACGGAAGATCCCTTGCATAGCCAGTGAAAGAAGAACTGCAGGAGCACCGAGCGATCTCAGCATCAAGTACTGCTGTGCAGGTTTTAGCATAGGGGAATCCTAAACGAACAATAGTTCCTTTTATTATTAGAAATTAGAGTACACAGCATTTTAGCGTTtgatacaaaaaattatttaagtaaaaccatatgccaaaaagaaaataattagcTTACAGAACCGACTCCCATAAAGTTCAATAGAGGTTTTGCTCCAGATATGAGGAATATGGCTTGGATGAGGCCAAGGATGCTGCCGATAACCATTGCTGATGACGCTGATGGGATATACCTTTTCTGATGATCGGTTGTAACTATTTCAAAGCTTGTAGCAACGGATTTTGAGTTGTATGCATTTTGAGTGGCATCTGAGAAATAACATTGACGAAAAATAAAACTATCAAGTAAGAAGCATTTCCAAACTTAATGCAATCACATTCTGTAAGTCTGTACACACTGCATACGAAGTACATTAGGAAAAAGATATGGAGCATACCGCTTTCTGGTATCAACTGTTTCATTTCATCATTAATTGATGAACCTGTTTCCAGGTAATCGCTGTCCTTTGCCTCGGGACTCACTGTTCCAATAGTATCTTCTTCAGCAACAAAAGATGTTGTGACACTAACAAGTGGGAATATTGCAATTCTTGATGCTTGATTAAATAGAGCAATAGAAACTCCTACAGCAGCAAGCTCCACTGGACCTTTAAACATTAAGATAATTCATTTCAGATCAAAGAACATACGAatgttgaaaacaaaaaactaaaaagaaagaaaagtaccTATTTGACCAATGAATGCTGTGTCGACCAGAGAAGCAATTGGATCAGCTGTCAAAGCCAGCGCCGCAGGCACTGCAATTGACGCTATTTCTAAACCAAGTTTGTCCAAATTAAGAACACATCTACACATAAAAGAGAGAGAATCCAAGCATTAGATTAGACCATCTATATACATTAATTCACATACAATCTTTTTCGGTCGTTTCAATTGTAATTACAATTCACTTAACTTTATTAATCAAGCAAATTGCAGGACTACATGATTTGTCAGGAAAGGAGATGATAACTACTTTCTCCTAATTGCAATAATAAAATCATTTGGAAAATATGGCTCTTGGAGCAAAGATATCAGACGTAAGAAGGTCAAGCTGGTCTAGCCATGGATAATAAAATCACAACAGCCAATGGTTGTGAGT encodes the following:
- the LOC126614776 gene encoding protein DETOXIFICATION 42-like, with translation MAEEDGSYSYGNTRKSPICIFFKDCRCVLNLDKLGLEIASIAVPAALALTADPIASLVDTAFIGQIGPVELAAVGVSIALFNQASRIAIFPLVSVTTSFVAEEDTIGTVSPEAKDSDYLETGSSINDEMKQLIPESDATQNAYNSKSVATSFEIVTTDHQKRYIPSASSAMVIGSILGLIQAIFLISGAKPLLNFMGVGSDSPMLKPAQQYLMLRSLGAPAVLLSLAMQGIFRGLKDTKTPLYATVAGDATNIILDPIFIFVFHLGVTGAAIAHVISQYLICFILLWRLMAQVNLLPPSIKHLQFSRFLKNGFLLLMRVIAVTFCVTLAASLAARQGSTPMAAFQVCLQVWLATSLLADGLAVAGQAILASAFAKKDYDKAAATASRVLQLGLVLGLMLAAILGVGLQYGARLFTKDANVLHLIGIGIPFVAATQPINALAFVFDGVNFGASDFVYSAFSMVMVAIVSILVLFVLSYTNGFIGIWVALTIYMSLRTFAGFWRIGTGTGPWEFLRA